A part of Chloroflexota bacterium genomic DNA contains:
- the rpsE gene encoding 30S ribosomal protein S5, whose product MTDYQVENQFDERVIDIARVAKVVKGGRRFSFRVTMVIGDNNGRVGLGIGKANAVPDAIRKASERARKDMRKVNLNGTTISHEVIGKQSGARVLLRPAAAGTGVIAGGGVRAVLEAVGVHDILTKSLGSKNILNVVRATFDALDQLKSVKDQAAYRGKPIEQVKPYWERETNG is encoded by the coding sequence ATGACAGACTACCAAGTCGAGAACCAATTTGATGAGCGCGTAATTGATATTGCGCGTGTGGCAAAAGTTGTGAAGGGTGGTCGCCGCTTTTCCTTCCGAGTGACCATGGTGATTGGCGACAATAACGGGCGTGTTGGCCTGGGTATTGGTAAAGCCAACGCTGTTCCGGATGCTATTCGGAAAGCCAGTGAACGTGCTCGCAAGGATATGCGCAAGGTGAACCTCAACGGCACCACTATCTCCCATGAAGTTATTGGGAAACAGAGCGGCGCCAGGGTTCTTCTTCGACCGGCCGCTGCCGGTACCGGCGTTATCGCTGGCGGTGGCGTTCGGGCCGTGTTGGAAGCAGTTGGTGTCCACGATATTCTCACCAAGTCATTGGGCAGCAAGAACATTTTGAATGTTGTCAGGGCGACCTTTGATGCGCTTGACCAGTTGAAATCGGTCAAGGATCAGGCAGCCTATCGCGGAAAACCCATTGAACAGGTGAAACCATATTGGGAGCGCGAAACCAATGGCTAA
- a CDS encoding 50S ribosomal protein L18 → MAKKSRNQARLRRHLRVRKKIFGTPERPRMNVFRSSNQIYVQIIDDFQGHTLASASSIDAELAASMKGLTNLEQATKVGEAIAERAKNAGIDSVVFDRGGYKYIGRVKALADAAREGGLDF, encoded by the coding sequence ATGGCTAAAAAATCACGCAATCAGGCACGTTTACGCCGACACCTGCGGGTGAGAAAAAAGATTTTTGGCACGCCCGAACGGCCGCGCATGAACGTATTTCGCAGTTCAAACCAGATCTACGTTCAGATCATTGATGATTTCCAGGGACATACCTTGGCTTCGGCTTCGAGCATTGACGCCGAATTGGCGGCTTCAATGAAGGGTCTGACCAATTTGGAACAGGCTACGAAAGTTGGCGAGGCGATTGCCGAACGCGCTAAGAATGCTGGAATCGACAGTGTGGTCTTTGACCGTGGCGGATATAAATATATCGGCCGTGTGAAGGCGTTAGCCGATGCTGCCCGTGAAGGCGGGCTGGATTTCTAG
- the rplF gene encoding 50S ribosomal protein L6 — MSRVGRLPIDVPAGVEVKIDGSYVHVKGPKGELEWTFSPDITIKEEDGVIFIDRPSDEPTHRALHGTTRALINNMVVGVSNGFERILEIEGVGYRAELDGKNLIVNVGFSHPVVVEPPEGIDFDVDMKVRQIKVSGYDKQVVGQVAANIRKLRPPEPYKGKGIRYQGEYVRRKPGKAGKTV; from the coding sequence GTGTCTCGAGTAGGACGTTTACCGATAGATGTGCCAGCGGGTGTTGAAGTCAAGATTGATGGCTCCTACGTCCATGTTAAAGGCCCCAAAGGTGAATTGGAATGGACCTTTTCACCTGATATCACCATCAAAGAAGAAGATGGCGTGATCTTCATTGATCGCCCATCCGATGAGCCCACCCACCGTGCATTGCACGGCACAACCCGGGCTTTGATCAACAACATGGTGGTCGGCGTGAGCAATGGATTTGAACGGATCCTTGAAATCGAAGGCGTGGGCTACCGCGCCGAGTTGGATGGCAAGAATTTGATTGTCAATGTGGGCTTTTCACATCCGGTGGTTGTTGAACCCCCCGAGGGTATTGACTTTGATGTGGATATGAAAGTCCGCCAAATCAAAGTGTCCGGCTATGATAAACAGGTGGTCGGACAAGTTGCAGCAAATATTCGCAAACTGCGACCGCCAGAGCCTTACAAGGGCAAAGGTATTCGCTATCAGGGTGAATATGTGCGCCGTAAACCGGGTAAGGCCGGCAAGACAGTATAA
- the rpsH gene encoding 30S ribosomal protein S8, whose amino-acid sequence MSISDPIGDMLTRIRNVAISNGTVASMPSSKIKAEIARILTEEGYVDSYEVVEGSKPYQKILRIRLKYIGERRNRRPLITGLERVSRPGRRVYSQKTDIPWVLSGIGVAIVSTPKGVMTGQRARKMGVGGEILCKVW is encoded by the coding sequence ATGAGTATTTCAGATCCAATTGGCGATATGCTGACTCGAATCCGCAATGTTGCTATCAGCAATGGTACAGTTGCAAGCATGCCCAGCTCCAAGATCAAGGCTGAAATAGCCCGGATTTTGACAGAAGAAGGCTATGTAGATAGCTACGAAGTGGTTGAAGGCAGTAAGCCTTATCAAAAGATTTTGCGCATTCGGTTGAAATATATCGGTGAACGGCGGAACCGCCGCCCGTTGATCACGGGCCTGGAACGTGTCAGTCGTCCCGGTCGCCGAGTGTATTCACAGAAAACAGACATCCCCTGGGTACTTTCGGGTATTGGTGTGGCCATTGTGTCCACCCCCAAGGGTGTTATGACTGGCCAGCGCGCTCGCAAGATGGGCGTCGGTGGCGAGATATTATGTAAAGTTTGGTAG
- a CDS encoding type Z 30S ribosomal protein S14, which translates to MASKCMKYREQRRKYPTQVVNRCRRCGRPRGYIRKFGLCRICFRELALQGKIPGVTKSSW; encoded by the coding sequence ATGGCTAGTAAATGTATGAAGTATCGCGAACAACGGCGGAAATATCCCACTCAGGTCGTTAACCGTTGCCGACGCTGTGGGCGCCCACGTGGTTATATCCGCAAGTTTGGTTTGTGCCGTATTTGTTTTCGGGAATTAGCACTGCAGGGAAAAATTCCTGGCGTGACCAAGTCGTCGTGGTAG
- the rplE gene encoding 50S ribosomal protein L5 — protein MNRLREQYTKEIAPALFKELSLENVMQIPKIQKVVVNIGVGEALDNPKALDEAVKDLTTIVGQKPVVTKAKKSIANFKLREGRAIGTKVTLRGDKMWAFLDRLINVALPRVRDFRGISADSFDGRGNYTLGLNEQLIFPEINYDEVDSIRGMEITIVTTAENDDQARALLSKFKMPFRKG, from the coding sequence ATGAATAGACTACGAGAGCAATACACAAAAGAGATCGCACCTGCCCTTTTCAAGGAATTATCCCTCGAAAATGTGATGCAGATACCGAAGATCCAGAAGGTTGTGGTGAATATCGGCGTTGGCGAAGCATTGGATAATCCCAAGGCACTGGACGAGGCGGTCAAGGACCTGACCACTATTGTCGGCCAGAAACCTGTCGTTACGAAAGCAAAGAAATCAATTGCGAACTTCAAATTGCGCGAAGGGCGTGCAATTGGCACAAAAGTCACCTTGCGCGGTGACAAGATGTGGGCATTTCTTGATCGTCTAATCAACGTGGCACTGCCCCGTGTTCGCGATTTCCGCGGTATTTCGGCTGACTCATTTGACGGCCGTGGGAACTACACACTGGGTCTGAATGAACAGCTGATCTTCCCTGAGATCAATTACGATGAAGTCGATTCGATCCGGGGTATGGAGATCACAATTGTGACCACAGCAGAAAATGATGATCAGGCACGTGCGCTGCTGAGTAAATTCAAGATGCCGTTCAGGAAAGGATAG
- the rplX gene encoding 50S ribosomal protein L24, with amino-acid sequence MKTKIKKGDRVMVISGKGKGTVGEVIRVLPSEDRVVVQGVNIRIKHQAQTQSRGKTIPAGKIEFEAPISISNVQIVDPKDNKPTRVSVKRKDGKPVRVAKRSGSAIDK; translated from the coding sequence ATGAAAACCAAGATTAAAAAAGGTGATCGGGTTATGGTGATCAGTGGCAAGGGCAAGGGCACTGTTGGTGAAGTGATCCGTGTACTGCCTTCTGAAGACCGTGTCGTGGTGCAAGGCGTCAATATTCGCATCAAGCACCAGGCTCAGACCCAGTCCCGCGGGAAAACCATCCCAGCTGGCAAGATTGAGTTTGAAGCGCCGATTAGTATTTCAAACGTGCAGATTGTAGATCCGAAGGACAACAAACCCACTCGGGTCTCAGTCAAGCGAAAAGATGGCAAGCCGGTGCGTGTCGCAAAACGCAGCGGTAGTGCGATCGACAAATAA